The Thermovirga sp. sequence GCGATCGCGCCCCCTTTCCTTGCCGGTGTGTGTGTTTGGGTCCCCAAGTGCGAAAGGAATTGTTGTGATACGCCAGTCACTCCTGGTTCCTGATTATGCCTGTTTGGTTAAAGATCAGTTTTCCTTGATCCGCTGCTTGCCGCTCTTACAAGATCTATCTTTACTCTGTTCCCGGTGGCATTTGCATATCTTTCGATCGATCGAAGGTTTCCCGGTTTTCCCGACTCGATCCTGGCGATGGCTGACTGTGAGGTTCTCATCCTTTCCGCCACTTCCTGCTGGGTCATTCCGGCCTCCTTGCGTGCGAGGATCAACATTCTGGCGATCTGGTATTCGCTGGAGAGTTTCTCGTATTCCTCTCTGAATTGGGAGCTTTTAAGAAGTTCTTTTTTGATCTTTTTGAAT is a genomic window containing:
- a CDS encoding helix-turn-helix domain-containing protein; this translates as MITEFKKIKKELLKSSQFREEYEKLSSEYQIARMLILARKEAGMTQQEVAERMRTSQSAIARIESGKPGNLRSIERYANATGNRVKIDLVRAASSGSRKTDL